In Myxococcus stipitatus, the following are encoded in one genomic region:
- a CDS encoding M24 family metallopeptidase — protein MRTRLRLLAPLVLSTACASVTTPSAGVSSTPVNSSTPERPFGTLREQAERQQAWLRERLDTALPQLMRKHGVEMWVVPMREYNEDPVFKALSAPTTFAARRRTIYVFHDRGPEKGVERLALGGGSQGGVFEPRRAQQQVSDGGQGLRQAELWGPEQWLVLKQVLEERQPKSIALDISRTFAFADGLSHGEYEGMAEVLGPDWVKRFKSAGGLPVDLLAWRVPDEVRFYEDETKLAWNIIETAFSNQVITPGVTRAQDVEWWMRQRLTDLGLDTWFQPSVDVQRQGVTEEELGDNPIIQRGDVLHCDYGVTALRLNTDTQHMGYVLREGETDVPEGLKAALKTSNRLQDIVFEELRPGRTGNEVLKTSRQRMKDEGIDGTIYSHPIGLHGHGAGAMVGLWDRQEGVPGNGDHKVMPNMWYSIELQATSAVPEWNGQRVRSAQEEDVVIDGEGRVHWAWKRQTQFHFVR, from the coding sequence ATGCGAACCCGCCTCCGCCTCCTCGCACCGCTCGTGCTCTCCACCGCATGTGCCTCCGTCACCACTCCCTCCGCGGGGGTCTCCTCCACTCCCGTGAACTCCTCCACGCCCGAGCGTCCCTTCGGAACGCTTCGTGAGCAGGCCGAGCGTCAGCAGGCCTGGCTGCGCGAGCGCCTGGACACCGCGCTCCCCCAGCTCATGCGCAAGCACGGCGTCGAGATGTGGGTCGTCCCCATGCGCGAGTACAACGAGGACCCCGTGTTCAAGGCGCTCTCCGCGCCCACGACCTTCGCCGCGCGCCGCCGCACCATCTACGTCTTCCATGACCGGGGCCCCGAGAAGGGCGTGGAGCGCCTGGCCCTGGGCGGTGGCTCCCAAGGCGGTGTCTTCGAGCCGCGCCGCGCGCAGCAGCAGGTGAGCGATGGCGGCCAGGGGCTGCGCCAGGCGGAGCTGTGGGGCCCGGAACAGTGGCTGGTGCTCAAGCAGGTGTTGGAGGAGCGGCAGCCCAAGAGCATCGCGCTCGACATCTCGCGCACCTTCGCGTTCGCCGACGGCCTCTCCCATGGTGAGTACGAGGGCATGGCCGAGGTGCTCGGCCCCGACTGGGTGAAGCGCTTCAAGTCCGCCGGTGGGCTGCCCGTGGACCTGCTCGCCTGGCGCGTTCCGGACGAGGTCCGCTTCTACGAGGACGAGACGAAGCTGGCCTGGAACATCATCGAGACGGCCTTCTCCAACCAGGTCATCACCCCGGGCGTCACCCGCGCCCAGGACGTGGAGTGGTGGATGCGGCAGCGCCTGACGGACCTGGGCCTGGACACGTGGTTCCAGCCTTCCGTCGACGTGCAGCGGCAGGGCGTCACCGAGGAGGAGCTGGGGGACAACCCCATCATCCAGCGCGGCGACGTGCTCCACTGTGACTACGGCGTCACCGCCCTGCGGCTCAACACCGACACCCAGCACATGGGCTACGTGCTCCGCGAGGGCGAGACGGACGTGCCCGAGGGCCTCAAGGCCGCGCTCAAGACGTCCAACCGCTTGCAGGACATCGTCTTCGAGGAGCTGCGCCCCGGCCGCACCGGCAACGAGGTCCTCAAGACTTCGCGTCAGCGGATGAAGGACGAGGGCATCGACGGCACCATCTACTCGCACCCCATTGGCCTGCACGGCCACGGCGCGGGCGCGATGGTGGGCCTGTGGGACCGGCAGGAGGGCGTGCCCGGCAACGGCGACCACAAGGTCATGCCGAACATGTGGTACTCCATCGAGCTTCAGGCCACGAGCGCCGTCCCCGAGTGGAACGGCCAGCGCGTGCGCTCCGCCCAGGAAGAGGACGTCGTCATCGACGGCGAGGGCCGCGTGCACTGGGCCTGGAAGCGCCAGACGCAGTTCCACTTCGTGCGCTGA
- a CDS encoding cytochrome-c peroxidase → MIPRSWCVAALALSLGGMGLACESEEPFPTVDELDQLRSLHSLTSHPRLDATNRVDGMEVAQKLGFDLFRDPGLSRCGTVACESCHTGDGRTVETATAEGCGGQHTERNPPTVLNVRHNRWFMWDGRADSLWSQAILPLTNPVEMDSNADIVRARLLAEPSYQERYRTLFGVDPSGVAAPLLMANVGKVMAAYERVLMRVEAPFDADVRRFITAAEAGSAESDPAYLGLKTFVRKGQCIVCHKGPSLTDEMFHNLGLEDQGPGAGGQWAVLNSLLDWEFNTAGRYSDDPNGQDAQRLRTLRTQAKQVELEGAFRTPSLRNVALTAPYMHTGKEATLEDVVDFYNDGGDPEGTFVGKRTATIVPLELTDAEKRALVELLKSLTGTPR, encoded by the coding sequence ATGATTCCAAGAAGCTGGTGTGTCGCGGCGCTCGCCTTGAGTCTGGGCGGGATGGGACTCGCATGCGAATCCGAGGAGCCCTTCCCCACCGTTGACGAGTTGGACCAGCTTCGAAGCCTCCACTCGCTGACGAGCCACCCCCGGCTGGACGCCACCAACCGCGTGGACGGCATGGAGGTGGCGCAGAAGCTGGGCTTCGACCTGTTCCGGGACCCGGGCCTGTCGCGCTGCGGGACGGTGGCCTGCGAGAGCTGCCACACGGGTGACGGCCGCACGGTGGAGACGGCCACGGCGGAAGGCTGCGGGGGCCAACACACCGAGCGCAATCCGCCCACGGTGCTCAACGTGCGGCACAACCGCTGGTTCATGTGGGACGGGCGCGCGGACTCGCTCTGGTCCCAGGCGATACTGCCGCTGACGAACCCGGTGGAGATGGACTCGAACGCGGACATCGTTCGCGCGCGCCTGCTGGCGGAGCCGTCGTACCAGGAGCGGTACCGGACGCTGTTCGGCGTGGACCCCTCGGGCGTGGCGGCCCCGCTGTTGATGGCCAACGTGGGCAAGGTGATGGCCGCGTATGAGCGCGTGCTGATGCGGGTGGAGGCCCCGTTCGACGCGGACGTGCGGCGCTTCATCACCGCGGCGGAGGCGGGCTCGGCGGAGAGCGACCCGGCCTACCTGGGGTTGAAGACCTTCGTGCGCAAGGGGCAGTGCATCGTCTGCCACAAGGGCCCGTCGCTGACGGACGAGATGTTCCACAACCTGGGCCTGGAGGACCAAGGCCCCGGCGCGGGTGGACAGTGGGCGGTGCTCAACTCGCTGTTGGACTGGGAGTTCAACACGGCGGGCCGCTACAGCGACGACCCCAACGGGCAGGACGCCCAGCGGCTCCGCACGCTGCGCACGCAGGCCAAGCAGGTGGAGCTGGAGGGCGCGTTCCGCACGCCGTCGCTGCGCAACGTGGCGCTGACGGCGCCGTACATGCACACCGGGAAGGAGGCCACGCTCGAGGACGTCGTCGACTTCTACAACGACGGCGGCGACCCGGAGGGCACCTTCGTGGGCAAGCGCACGGCCACCATCGTCCCGCTGGAGCTGACGGACGCGGAGAAGCGCGCGCTGGTGGAGCTCTTGAAGTCGCTGACGGGGACGCCGCGCTGA
- a CDS encoding DUF2267 domain-containing protein, translated as MPDFRASVVGRPKSERESQERTSVPCLGIPRVLSFAGRAGVTQARCLLRQTPRAPTLNAQAREEARMSMQKQETTQSWSGLGVGTDRRSFLDAVTAQLPEFEAERAAEAVFCGLSELLSEGLMRQLREQLPEDLRELLSDGCARHAVGARGKVDRDDFYLQVANHLNAEPEGVRRVLHGVFAALQAQVTEAEARKVESQLPRWLQGTWSAARLGIDRPS; from the coding sequence ATGCCCGATTTCCGAGCCTCGGTGGTTGGGCGTCCCAAGAGCGAACGGGAATCCCAGGAGCGAACGAGCGTCCCATGTTTGGGAATTCCCCGGGTTCTGTCTTTCGCGGGCCGAGCGGGCGTGACGCAGGCCCGTTGCTTGCTGCGGCAGACGCCCCGCGCCCCCACGCTGAATGCGCAGGCTCGAGAGGAGGCGCGCATGTCGATGCAGAAGCAGGAGACGACGCAATCGTGGTCGGGGCTGGGCGTAGGGACGGACCGGCGGTCCTTCCTGGACGCGGTGACGGCCCAGCTTCCGGAGTTCGAGGCCGAGCGAGCAGCGGAGGCCGTGTTCTGCGGGCTGTCAGAGCTCTTGTCGGAGGGGCTGATGCGGCAGTTGCGCGAGCAGCTTCCGGAGGACCTGCGCGAGCTCCTGTCGGACGGATGCGCCCGGCATGCGGTGGGCGCGCGAGGCAAGGTGGACCGCGACGACTTCTATCTCCAGGTGGCCAATCATCTGAACGCGGAGCCGGAGGGCGTGCGGCGCGTGTTGCATGGCGTCTTCGCGGCGCTGCAGGCGCAGGTGACGGAAGCGGAGGCGCGCAAGGTCGAAAGCCAGCTGCCCCGGTGGTTGCAGGGCACGTGGTCCGCCGCGCGACTGGGAATCGACCGGCCCTCGTGA
- a CDS encoding S8 family serine peptidase, translating to MKRWGFIGLLALTACMPDESSNRDAQQNVCPGITAGMVPGKPEVNPSNGGRERVIIRYRRERTVTAARVNQLGGVVTAAFRSAPALAASVTAEERLALAKDPFVESIEPDYPLHAQGPATLPALTLLSGGVIRSGAVAGEYTQELSKVQASQVWDRDGDGKPDPGAVTGQGVKVCVIDSGLDLDHPELKDAVVAAKDFMDGDNVPSDGAEGRWGTGHGTHVAGIIAARAGVGARGTPVLGERGLVGVAPGVQLIIARVLDLEGSTHMSIVMQAVEYCQEQGARVISLSIAGGMPTYTSAQIFQAALDNGILVVAAAGNEGRGEVSYPASDPSVLAVGALDIQDQRALFSSYGDALALVAPGVDVLSTFPRGQGSFAMVDVDGTQPAARSALYAPQGETWGALVDCGGGTSRDSCGEGASCRGFIAYVHPSPYVSPERAVVNVMMQGAVGVIFASEVMNGGAEIIALPRRGHWVPSVTINQAASTLMERQLGSFTRLGLQPVDYAYMSGTSMATPYVSGVAALLFSARPSATPAEVKAALLSSAKDLGARGFDHEFGYGLVQAQKAMEALVGPTP from the coding sequence ATGAAGCGCTGGGGTTTCATCGGGTTGTTGGCGCTCACGGCGTGTATGCCGGACGAGTCATCGAATCGGGATGCCCAGCAGAATGTGTGTCCCGGAATCACCGCGGGCATGGTGCCCGGCAAGCCCGAGGTGAATCCGTCGAACGGCGGCCGCGAGCGCGTCATCATCCGCTACCGGCGGGAGCGGACCGTGACGGCCGCGCGGGTCAACCAACTGGGTGGGGTCGTGACCGCGGCCTTCCGCAGCGCGCCCGCCCTGGCCGCGAGCGTCACGGCCGAGGAGCGGCTCGCGCTGGCGAAGGACCCGTTCGTGGAGAGCATCGAGCCGGACTACCCGCTGCACGCGCAGGGCCCGGCCACGCTGCCCGCGCTCACGCTCCTGTCGGGCGGAGTCATCCGCTCGGGCGCCGTCGCCGGCGAGTACACGCAGGAGCTCTCCAAGGTGCAGGCCTCGCAGGTGTGGGACCGCGACGGCGACGGCAAGCCGGACCCCGGCGCGGTGACGGGCCAGGGCGTGAAGGTGTGTGTCATTGACAGCGGCCTGGACCTGGACCACCCGGAGCTGAAGGACGCGGTGGTGGCGGCCAAGGACTTCATGGACGGAGACAACGTGCCCAGCGACGGCGCCGAGGGCCGCTGGGGCACGGGCCACGGCACCCACGTGGCGGGCATCATCGCCGCGCGCGCGGGCGTGGGCGCACGCGGCACCCCCGTCCTGGGTGAGCGGGGCCTCGTAGGTGTCGCGCCCGGCGTGCAGCTCATCATCGCCCGGGTGCTGGACCTCGAGGGCAGCACCCACATGAGCATCGTCATGCAGGCCGTGGAGTACTGCCAGGAGCAGGGCGCCCGCGTCATCTCGCTGTCGATTGCCGGCGGCATGCCCACCTATACGTCCGCCCAGATATTCCAGGCGGCGCTGGACAACGGAATCCTCGTGGTGGCGGCGGCGGGCAACGAGGGGCGCGGCGAGGTGTCCTATCCCGCGTCGGACCCCTCCGTGCTCGCGGTGGGCGCGCTGGACATCCAGGACCAACGCGCCCTGTTCTCCTCCTACGGCGACGCGCTGGCGCTGGTGGCGCCCGGCGTGGACGTGTTGTCCACCTTCCCCAGGGGGCAGGGCTCGTTCGCCATGGTGGACGTGGACGGCACCCAGCCCGCGGCGCGCTCGGCGCTGTACGCGCCCCAGGGCGAGACGTGGGGCGCGCTGGTGGACTGCGGTGGAGGCACCTCGCGGGACTCGTGCGGAGAGGGGGCCAGCTGCCGCGGCTTCATCGCCTACGTGCACCCCAGCCCCTACGTGAGCCCGGAGCGGGCCGTGGTCAACGTGATGATGCAGGGCGCGGTGGGCGTCATCTTCGCCAGCGAGGTCATGAATGGCGGCGCGGAAATCATCGCCCTGCCGCGCCGCGGCCACTGGGTGCCCTCCGTCACCATCAACCAGGCGGCCAGCACGCTGATGGAGCGGCAGCTCGGCTCCTTCACCCGACTGGGGCTGCAGCCGGTGGACTACGCGTACATGTCCGGCACCTCCATGGCCACGCCGTACGTGAGCGGCGTCGCCGCGCTCCTGTTCAGCGCGCGCCCCTCCGCCACGCCCGCCGAGGTGAAGGCCGCGCTGCTGTCCAGCGCGAAGGACCTGGGCGCCCGCGGCTTCGACCATGAGTTCGGCTACGGACTGGTGCAGGCCCAGAAGGCGATGGAAGCGCTCGTGGGCCCGACCCCCTGA